In one window of Eleutherodactylus coqui strain aEleCoq1 chromosome 10, aEleCoq1.hap1, whole genome shotgun sequence DNA:
- the ST6GALNAC6 gene encoding alpha-N-acetylgalactosaminide alpha-2,6-sialyltransferase 6 has product MAPGRTAALILIFALVTFLIILSSNNYEEPFNYKDLKIKHHNPPNIRKWGLQDGYIPVSGNKTLHTKCNSCLLVTSSSHLLNTGLGPTIDQSECIIRMNDAPTTGYERDVGNKTTFRVVAHSSVYRVLRRPQEFLSRAPSQTLIFWGPPIKMQQNSKANLYHIIQRASSAFPNVSAFVLSPQNMARFDELFRAETGRDREKSHSWLSTGWFTMVIAVELCNKVHVYGMVPPNYCSKRQHKMPYHYYEPRGSDECTTYIQNERGRRGNHHRFITEKLVFARWASVYNISFSHPEWFKDPDN; this is encoded by the exons GGTCGTACTGCTGCCCTCATACTGATCTTCGCCCTTGTAACCTTCCTCATCATTctgagctctaataactatgaggAGCCATTCAACTACAAGGATCTGAAAATCAAACATCACAACCCACCCAATATTAGAAAATGGGGGCTGCAAGACGGTTATATCCCAGTGTCTGGAAACAAG ACTCTTCACACCAAATGCAACAGTTGTCTGCTGGTCACCAGCTCAAGCCACCTGCTTAACACCGGCCTGGGCCCTACGATCGATCAGTCAGAGTGCATCATCCGCATGAATGATGCCCCCACGACAGGCTATGAAAGAGATGTGGGTAATAAGACAACCTTCAGGGTGGTTGCACACTCCAGTGTCTACCGTGTACTGCGGCGACCCCAAGAGTTCTTAAGCCGTGCTCCAAGTCAGACTCTTATTTTTTGGGGTCCTCCGATCAAGATGCAGCAGAACAGCAAAGCCAACCTGTACCACATTATCCAGCGAGCCAGCTCAGCCTTCCCCAATGTGTCTGCTTTTGTTTTGTCCCCTCAGAACATGGCGCGATTCGATGAGCTGTTTCGAGCAGAAACAGGAAGAGACAG GGAGAAGTCCCATTCATGGCTGAGCACAGGGTGGTTCACCATGGTTATTGCAGTGGAGCTGTGTAACAAGGTCCATGTATACGGGATGGTGCCCCCCAACTACTGCAG TAAACGGCAGCACAAGATGCCGTATCACTACTACGAGCCAAGGGGTTCCGACGAGTGCACCACATACATTCAGAACGAGCGTGGACGAAGAGGCAACCACCACCGCTTCATCACAGAGAAACTGGTTTTTGCCCGCTGGGCATCTGTATATAACATCTCCTTCTCACACCCTGAGTGGTTCAAAGATCCAGACAACTAA